One stretch of Ictalurus punctatus breed USDA103 chromosome 5, Coco_2.0, whole genome shotgun sequence DNA includes these proteins:
- the slc38a5a gene encoding sodium-coupled neutral amino acid transporter 5: MELDKMVNGHCEKRSEEDGFDCLENMAEREEFLPKKTNDKKETEFTDFVGKTSFGMSIFNLSNAIMGSGILGLAYAMSNTGIILFLILIVLIAILSAYSIHLLLKSAGVVGIRAYEQLGYRAFGSAGKILAACVITVHNIGAMSSYLFIVKMELPAVIKGLLDKEINSEWYVNGGYLIIIVSISIILPLALMRHLGYLGYTSGFSLTCMIFFLISVIYKKFVTLCSLESFSISTNTTDMPPLTTTHTPTNYTHSNTCEAKLITLTPQAAYTIPILAFAFVCHPEVLPIYTELKNPSKKRMQNVANISILAMFVMYLLTAIFGYLTFYGAVNDELLKSYSTDDTLMLCVRLAVLMAVTLTVPVVLFPIRRAVQQLLFPDKPFHWARHIAIAVVLLTLVNILVIFVPDIRDIFGVIGATSAPSLIFILPGIFYIRIVPEEQEPLKSRPKIQAAMFAALGFIFMVMSITSITIQWVAGDSSVRGH, translated from the exons ATGGAGCTTGACAAGATGGTGAACGGCCACTGTGAGAAAAGGAGCGAGGAGGATGG GTTTGATTGTCTGGAGAACATGGCTGAGAGAGAAGAGTTCCTACCTAAGAAGACTAATGATAAGAAAGAAACTGAGTTTACAGAT tttgtgGGGAAGACGTCATTTGGGATGTCCATCTTCAATCTCAGTAACGCCATCATGGGCAGTGGCATTCTGGGTCTAGCATATGCCATGTCCAACACTGGCATCATCCTCTTTCT AATTCTAATCGTCCTCATTGCTATTTTGTCTGCGTACTCCATCCACCTGTTGCTGAAGAGCGCTGGAGTAGTCG GGATTCGTGCATATGAACAGTTGGGTTACCGTGCATTTGGATCAGCAGGCAAAATCTTAGCTGCCTGCGTTATAACCGTTCATAACATCGGAG CCATGTCCAGCTACCTCTTTATTGTGAAGATGGAGTTGCCAGCTGTTATAAAAGGCCTGTTGGACAAAGAGATAAACTC AGAGTGGTATGTGAATGGAGGCTatctcatcatcatcgtcaGTATCAGTATAATCTTACCACTTGCCCTCATGCGTCATCTTG GGTATCTTGgctacaccagtggtttctcaCTCACGTGCATgattttcttcctcatatct GTCATCTATAAGAAGTTTGTGACTCTGTGTTCATTGGAATCCTTCAGCATCAGCACCAACACCACCGATATGCCTCCTCTTACCACTACACACACCCCTACTAattacacacacagcaacacctGTGAGGCGAAACTGATCACTCTCACGCCACAG GCTGCGTATACCATTCCTATCCTGGCTTTTGCTTTTGTGTGTCACCCTGAAGTGCTGCCCATCTACACAGAACTGAAAAA TCCATCTAAGAAGCGCATGCAGAATGTGGCTAACATCTCCATACTGGCCATGTTCGTCATGTACCTACTAACTGCCATCTTTGGCTACCTCACTTTCTATG gtgctgtAAATGATGAACTCCTGAAGAGTTATAGCACTGATGACACACTGATGCTGTGTGTGCGCCTGGCAGTGCTGATGGCTGTCACCCTCACTGTGCCTGTCGTTCTCTTCCCg atccGTCGTGCTGTGCAACAGCTGCTGTTCCCCGATAAACCTTTCCACTGGGCTCGCCACATCGCCATCGCTGTGGTTCTCCTCACCCTCGTGAACATACTCGTCATCTTCGTTCCCGACATCAGAGACATCTTTGGTGTCATCG GAGCCACATCAGCACCCAGTCTTATTTTCATACTGCCCGGAATATTCTACATCCGCATTGTACCCGAAGAACAGGAGCCACTGAAATCTCGGCCAAAGATCCAG GCGGCGATGTTTGCAGCTCTGGGCTTTATCTTCATGGTGATGAGCATTACCTCCATCACCATACAGTGGGTGGCTGGGGACAGTAGTGTGCGAGGACACTAA